A part of Desulfomicrobium baculatum DSM 4028 genomic DNA contains:
- a CDS encoding ComEA family DNA-binding protein translates to MKRLLQVMLCVLLFGLFASAPAVAQDLININTATAQELTDLPGIGPVTAAKIVEYREAKPFDTVEEVLEVKGIGPAKFEAIKDRITVGAAAPAAPAAPAKE, encoded by the coding sequence ATGAAAAGATTGCTTCAGGTGATGCTTTGCGTGCTTCTTTTTGGCCTGTTTGCTTCCGCTCCCGCCGTTGCGCAGGATCTGATCAACATCAACACCGCGACGGCCCAGGAGTTGACGGATCTGCCCGGGATCGGGCCGGTTACTGCCGCCAAGATCGTCGAATACCGTGAGGCCAAGCCTTTCGACACGGTCGAGGAGGTTCTTGAAGTCAAGGGCATCGGTCCGGCCAAGTTCGAGGCCATCAAGGATCGCATCACCGTGGGCGCGGCAGCCCCGGCGGCTCCCGCGGCTCCCGCGAAAGAATAG
- a CDS encoding winged helix-turn-helix domain-containing protein, which yields MLSELFSSKTRIQLLLKLFLNPDVSCYLRELATEFAVSPNAVKEELDNLTEAGYLEKKKQGRSLFFRANTNHPIFPELHSIVKKSLGIDRVVEDVRRDLGDVHAVYILDDYALGKDSGLIDLLIVGEVKSDRLREYVRLTEEKIRRKLRVMVIGVEEFEASKQTFLQRPHWKVV from the coding sequence ATGCTTTCGGAACTCTTCTCCTCCAAGACGCGCATTCAATTGCTGCTCAAACTTTTTCTCAACCCCGACGTGTCCTGCTATCTCAGGGAGTTGGCGACGGAGTTCGCCGTCTCGCCCAATGCCGTGAAGGAAGAGCTGGATAACCTGACCGAAGCCGGGTATCTTGAAAAGAAAAAACAGGGCCGCTCCCTTTTCTTTCGCGCCAACACCAACCACCCGATTTTTCCCGAGCTGCACTCCATCGTCAAAAAGAGTCTCGGCATCGACCGGGTGGTCGAAGACGTCCGCCGCGACCTGGGCGATGTGCACGCGGTCTACATCCTGGACGACTACGCCCTGGGCAAGGATTCCGGGCTCATCGACCTGCTGATCGTCGGCGAGGTCAAGTCGGACAGGCTGCGGGAATACGTGCGCCTCACCGAAGAGAAAATCCGGCGCAAGCTGCGGGTCATGGTGATCGGGGTGGAGGAGTTCGAGGCTTCGAAACAGACTTTTTTGCAGCGGCCGCATTGGAAGGTGGTGTAG
- the gmd gene encoding GDP-mannose 4,6-dehydratase: MQNYDRARPGAPKKALITGITGQDGAYLAEFLLAKGYEVHGIKRRASLFNTDRVDHLYQDPHEQGRRFFLHYGDLTDASNLIRIIQQVRPDEVYNLAAQSHVQVSFETPEYTANVDGLGTLRMLEAIRILGLEKTTRFYQASTSELYGLVQEVPQTEKTPFYPRSPYACAKLYAYWITVNYREAYGMYACNGILFNHESPLRGETFVTRKITRAMARIYLGLQDCMFLGNLNALRDWGHAKDYVEMQWLMLQQDAPDDYVIATGEQHSVRDFVQAAARELGMTIEFSGEGIEEKGVNPANGKTVVAVDPRYFRPTEVETLLGDPSKGKEKLGWKPRITFRELVAEMVRADLEEAKKEELCVRAGFCVNTPQE; encoded by the coding sequence ATGCAGAATTATGACAGGGCGCGACCGGGCGCACCCAAGAAAGCCCTCATAACCGGCATCACGGGTCAGGATGGGGCCTATCTGGCCGAGTTTCTGCTGGCCAAGGGGTATGAGGTGCATGGCATCAAGCGCCGGGCCTCGCTCTTCAACACGGACCGCGTGGATCATCTTTACCAGGATCCGCACGAGCAGGGCCGCAGGTTTTTCCTGCACTACGGCGACCTGACCGACGCCTCCAACCTGATCCGCATCATCCAGCAGGTCCGCCCCGACGAGGTTTACAACCTTGCCGCGCAGTCCCATGTGCAGGTTTCCTTTGAAACGCCGGAATATACGGCCAACGTGGACGGGCTGGGCACGCTGCGCATGCTGGAGGCCATCCGCATCCTGGGGCTGGAGAAGACGACACGCTTTTATCAGGCTTCGACATCCGAATTGTACGGCCTGGTGCAGGAAGTTCCCCAAACGGAGAAGACGCCCTTCTACCCCCGCTCGCCCTACGCCTGCGCCAAGCTCTACGCCTACTGGATCACGGTCAACTACCGCGAAGCGTACGGCATGTACGCCTGTAACGGCATCCTCTTCAACCACGAGTCGCCCCTGCGCGGCGAGACCTTCGTCACCCGCAAGATCACACGCGCCATGGCCCGGATTTACCTCGGGCTGCAGGACTGCATGTTCCTGGGCAACCTGAACGCCCTGCGCGACTGGGGCCATGCCAAGGACTACGTGGAGATGCAGTGGCTCATGCTGCAACAGGACGCTCCGGACGATTACGTCATCGCCACGGGCGAGCAGCACTCCGTGCGCGACTTCGTGCAGGCCGCGGCCAGGGAACTGGGCATGACCATCGAATTTTCCGGCGAAGGCATCGAAGAAAAGGGCGTCAATCCCGCCAACGGCAAGACCGTGGTGGCCGTGGATCCGCGCTACTTCCGCCCCACCGAGGTGGAGACCCTGCTTGGCGACCCATCCAAGGGGAAAGAGAAACTCGGCTGGAAGCCAAGGATCACCTTCCGGGAACTGGTCGCCGAAATGGTCCGGGCGGATCTGGAAGAGGCCAAGAAGGAAGAGCTGTGCGTGCGTGCGGGGTTTTGTGTGAATACGCCGCAGGAGTGA
- a CDS encoding GDP-L-fucose synthase family protein, translating into MNKTDKILVAGAAGMVGSALVRALLAHGFENILGTIHRKAPDFGPEAAGRVRLEPLDLMDQASVHAFFERERPDHVFLAAARVGGIHANSTYPADFIHANLAIQTGAIHSAYQAGAQRLLFLGSSCIYPRDCPQPIRESYLLTGPLEATNRPYAVAKIAGIEMCWAYNRQYGTRYVAVMPTNLYGPGDNYDLQTSHVLPALIRKAHEAKTRGDRSFTVWGTGTPRREFLYSDDLANACVYLMSEAGKTESLFNDQEPPLVNIGCGEDVTIAELAGMVAEAVGFEGEIVFDAGKPDGTPQKLLDVSRLNGMGWRQGVALPEGIGLTYGDFLRD; encoded by the coding sequence ATGAACAAGACAGACAAAATCCTCGTAGCCGGAGCGGCCGGCATGGTCGGCAGCGCCCTGGTGCGCGCTCTTCTGGCCCATGGCTTCGAGAATATTCTCGGCACCATCCACCGCAAGGCACCTGATTTCGGTCCCGAGGCCGCAGGCCGCGTGCGTTTGGAACCCCTGGACCTCATGGATCAGGCGTCAGTGCATGCTTTTTTCGAGCGCGAGCGGCCAGATCACGTCTTTCTGGCCGCGGCAAGGGTAGGCGGCATTCACGCCAACAGCACCTACCCGGCGGATTTCATCCACGCCAATCTGGCCATCCAGACGGGCGCCATCCACAGCGCGTACCAGGCAGGCGCGCAACGCCTCCTTTTTCTGGGCTCAAGCTGCATCTACCCCCGGGATTGTCCGCAGCCCATCCGCGAATCCTACCTGCTGACCGGCCCCCTGGAAGCCACGAACCGCCCCTACGCCGTGGCCAAGATCGCGGGCATCGAGATGTGCTGGGCCTACAACCGCCAATACGGCACGCGTTACGTTGCGGTCATGCCGACCAACCTCTACGGCCCAGGCGACAACTACGATCTGCAAACCAGCCACGTCCTGCCCGCCCTGATCCGCAAGGCCCACGAAGCCAAGACGCGGGGCGACAGGAGTTTCACAGTCTGGGGAACAGGCACCCCGCGCCGCGAATTCCTCTACAGCGACGATCTGGCCAACGCCTGCGTGTATCTGATGAGCGAGGCTGGGAAGACCGAATCTTTGTTTAACGACCAGGAACCGCCTTTGGTTAATATCGGCTGCGGTGAGGATGTGACCATTGCCGAACTGGCCGGGATGGTGGCGGAGGCTGTGGGTTTTGAGGGCGAGATCGTGTTTGACGCGGGCAAGCCGGATGGAACGCCGCAGAAGCTTCTTGATGTATCGAGGCTGAACGGCATGGGGTGGCGGCAAGGTGTTGCGTTGCCGGAGGGAATTGGTTTGACGTACGGGGATTTTTTAAGGGATTGA
- the mntA gene encoding type VII toxin-antitoxin system MntA family adenylyltransferase antitoxin: MKTENMVQTIRQILTDPDIRLAILFGSQASGKTHAGSDADVAVALDGEMSPVRRGELSARLSEALGCEVDVADMRKAQGEFLAQIVLGGEVAVKRDTSLLAELAIRALGYREDMRPLVLRALKDKVRRSLNG, encoded by the coding sequence ATGAAAACAGAGAACATGGTGCAAACAATCAGGCAAATCCTGACCGACCCGGATATTCGGTTGGCCATTTTGTTCGGTTCCCAGGCATCCGGGAAAACCCATGCCGGTTCGGATGCCGACGTGGCCGTAGCCCTGGACGGCGAGATGTCACCAGTTCGCCGTGGAGAACTGAGCGCTAGGTTGTCTGAGGCGTTGGGGTGCGAGGTCGATGTCGCCGATATGCGCAAGGCACAGGGCGAGTTTTTGGCGCAGATCGTCCTGGGCGGGGAGGTAGCGGTTAAGCGTGACACGTCTCTTCTGGCAGAACTGGCTATTCGTGCGCTGGGGTACAGGGAAGACATGCGGCCGCTGGTGCTGCGGGCGCTCAAGGACAAGGTGAGGAGAAGTTTGAATGGATGA
- the hepT gene encoding type VII toxin-antitoxin system HepT family RNase toxin, translating into MDRIRSKRGFTHEELLCNYDLQDILSVNLQRAVQLSVDIALHMLSDLSRTLPDTMEEAFIALCEHGVISEPTANALRSSVGLRNVAVHDYVSVNWQIVKDVVAGHVEVFVDYMREVEGWLGRSGEMGKSYESDTISIVLI; encoded by the coding sequence GTGGACAGAATCCGTTCCAAGCGCGGATTCACGCATGAAGAACTGCTTTGCAATTATGACTTGCAGGATATCTTGAGCGTGAATCTTCAACGCGCGGTGCAACTGAGCGTTGATATCGCCTTGCACATGCTCTCCGATCTCTCCAGAACGCTTCCGGACACGATGGAGGAGGCCTTCATCGCGCTATGCGAACACGGAGTCATTTCAGAGCCCACGGCCAACGCCCTTCGTAGCAGCGTCGGCCTGCGCAATGTGGCCGTACACGATTATGTCTCCGTGAATTGGCAGATTGTTAAGGATGTAGTTGCCGGGCATGTGGAAGTTTTTGTGGATTACATGCGTGAAGTTGAGGGATGGCTTGGCAGGAGTGGTGAGATGGGGAAAAGTTATGAAAGCGACACAATTAGCATCGTCCTGATTTGA
- a CDS encoding Gfo/Idh/MocA family protein, whose protein sequence is MFSSIKDRKIKIAIVGCGRISGKHFEAIARHGQDLELVAVCDRDREVLARMIKDHGVHGFDRLDTLLAQSDADLISICTPSGLHPSEVIRCAKAGKHVMTEKPMATRWADGVAMVRACDEARVRFFVVKQNRRNTTLQLVKRAIDEKRFGRIYMAHLNVFWARPQAYYDQAKWRGTWELDGGAFMNQASHYVDLLEWLIGPIADVQAMTGTLARDIEVEDTGVMNVRWRNGALGSMAVTMLAYPKNYEGSLTILGEKGTVRVGGVAVNEILTWDFANSCNYDDQVRQASYETTSVYGFGHPLYYKNVIDTLRGVAEPETDGREGLKSLEVIIAAYLSARDGKTVSLPLEY, encoded by the coding sequence ATGTTTTCATCAATCAAAGACCGAAAGATAAAAATTGCAATTGTAGGCTGTGGACGGATCTCCGGCAAGCATTTCGAGGCAATTGCCCGACATGGACAGGATTTGGAATTGGTGGCGGTTTGCGACCGGGATCGCGAAGTGCTGGCCCGGATGATCAAGGATCACGGAGTCCATGGCTTTGATCGTCTCGATACGTTGCTGGCCCAGTCCGATGCCGATCTTATCTCCATCTGTACCCCAAGTGGGCTGCATCCGTCCGAGGTCATTCGATGCGCCAAGGCTGGGAAGCATGTGATGACCGAGAAGCCCATGGCCACGCGCTGGGCCGACGGTGTAGCCATGGTCCGCGCTTGCGACGAGGCGCGGGTCCGTTTTTTTGTAGTCAAGCAAAATCGCCGAAATACAACTTTGCAGTTAGTCAAGCGAGCCATAGATGAGAAGCGTTTTGGCCGTATCTACATGGCCCATCTGAACGTGTTCTGGGCTAGGCCACAAGCTTATTACGATCAGGCCAAATGGCGTGGTACCTGGGAATTGGACGGAGGAGCTTTCATGAATCAGGCTAGCCATTACGTTGATTTGCTGGAATGGCTCATCGGTCCGATTGCTGACGTTCAGGCTATGACCGGCACTTTGGCGCGTGACATCGAGGTGGAAGATACCGGGGTCATGAACGTGCGCTGGCGCAACGGAGCCCTCGGGTCCATGGCAGTGACCATGCTGGCTTATCCGAAGAATTATGAAGGATCCCTGACGATTTTGGGTGAAAAGGGTACGGTGCGAGTAGGTGGTGTAGCCGTAAATGAAATACTGACCTGGGATTTTGCCAACTCTTGCAACTACGATGATCAGGTTAGGCAGGCCAGTTATGAGACAACTTCAGTCTATGGGTTCGGCCATCCACTTTACTATAAAAATGTCATCGACACCTTGCGCGGTGTGGCCGAGCCAGAAACCGACGGGCGCGAGGGCTTGAAGAGTCTGGAAGTCATCATTGCCGCCTATCTTTCGGCTCGAGATGGGAAGACGGTTTCGCTTCCTCTTGAATATTGA
- a CDS encoding acyltransferase has translation MEQQTTQNYFAHESCYVDNGAQIGQGTRIWHFSHIMPDAVIGEGCNLGQNVVIASKVTIGNNVKIQNNVSVYGGTVIEDDVFLGPSCVLTNVTNPRSQVNRQALYETTLIRRGATIGANATVVCGITIGRYAFIAAGSVIARDVPDYALIMGVPGKQVGWMSRHGHRLDNPDSEGIMVCPESGYRYQLKSDFSSEDETASAETGSRNKLVCLDLDEESPLPADKAIGSKTYDELKA, from the coding sequence ATGGAACAACAAACAACCCAAAACTACTTCGCTCACGAGTCCTGCTACGTCGACAATGGGGCACAGATCGGGCAGGGCACCCGTATCTGGCACTTTTCTCACATTATGCCGGACGCGGTCATCGGTGAGGGCTGCAATCTGGGTCAGAATGTGGTGATCGCCTCCAAGGTGACCATTGGCAACAACGTGAAGATTCAGAACAACGTCTCTGTGTACGGTGGAACGGTCATTGAGGACGACGTTTTTCTTGGGCCTTCCTGCGTGCTGACCAATGTGACCAATCCCCGCTCGCAGGTGAACAGGCAGGCACTCTACGAAACGACGCTGATCCGGCGCGGTGCGACCATCGGGGCCAATGCCACGGTGGTCTGCGGCATCACCATCGGCCGTTACGCCTTTATCGCTGCCGGGAGTGTCATTGCCCGCGATGTGCCGGACTACGCTCTAATAATGGGTGTTCCAGGGAAACAGGTCGGGTGGATGAGTCGGCACGGACACAGGTTGGATAATCCCGACAGCGAAGGGATCATGGTTTGTCCGGAATCCGGGTACCGCTACCAACTTAAATCCGATTTCTCCAGTGAAGATGAAACCGCGAGTGCGGAAACAGGCTCTCGGAATAAGCTTGTTTGCCTTGATCTCGATGAGGAGTCACCGCTCCCTGCCGATAAGGCGATTGGGTCCAAAACTTACGATGAACTAAAAGCCTAA
- a CDS encoding DegT/DnrJ/EryC1/StrS family aminotransferase, translated as MKVPLLNLKVQYEAIKDEIDQAVAEVFVSQQFINGPQVVELEKAVAEYSGCAHGVGVSSGSDALLIALMAEDIGPGDEVITTPYTFFATAGAIARVGAKPVFVDIDPDTFNINPNLIEQAVTERTRAIIPVHLFGQMADMDPIMDLVHSLNQKPKTKNQKPTIVIEDAAQAIGAEYKGRRAGSIGDYGTFSFFPSKNLGGAGDGGLVVCQDAERAERLKILRNHGSMPKYFHKFIGGNFRLDTLQAAVVLAKLKYLDAWTVARQEHARVYRESGLSENRIMLPKECMDRHIYNQFVIRCQDRDGLKRHLADKDIGTEVYYPLPLHLQECFAYLGYSQGAFPQAELAAQESLALPIDPLLSAAMLEYVVFTINQKPTIKNQQPE; from the coding sequence ATGAAAGTCCCTCTTCTCAATCTCAAGGTCCAGTACGAGGCCATCAAGGACGAAATCGACCAAGCCGTGGCCGAGGTCTTCGTTTCTCAGCAGTTCATCAACGGCCCCCAGGTCGTCGAACTGGAAAAGGCCGTGGCCGAATATTCGGGTTGCGCCCACGGAGTAGGCGTGTCTTCAGGGAGCGATGCGCTGCTCATCGCGCTCATGGCGGAAGACATCGGTCCTGGGGATGAAGTCATCACCACCCCGTACACTTTTTTCGCCACAGCCGGAGCCATCGCCCGCGTCGGCGCCAAGCCCGTTTTCGTGGACATCGACCCGGACACGTTCAACATCAATCCGAACCTGATCGAGCAAGCGGTTACGGAACGCACGCGCGCCATCATCCCCGTCCATCTTTTCGGTCAGATGGCCGACATGGACCCGATTATGGACCTTGTCCACTCCCTGAACCAAAAACCAAAAACCAAAAACCAAAAACCAACCATAGTCATAGAAGACGCAGCCCAGGCTATCGGTGCCGAATACAAGGGCCGCCGGGCCGGTTCCATTGGGGATTACGGCACGTTTTCCTTTTTTCCGTCCAAAAACCTCGGCGGAGCGGGAGACGGCGGTTTGGTGGTTTGCCAGGACGCGGAGCGGGCTGAACGTTTGAAGATTCTGCGCAACCACGGTTCCATGCCCAAATATTTCCATAAGTTCATCGGTGGTAATTTCCGGCTCGACACACTGCAGGCGGCGGTGGTTTTGGCCAAGTTGAAATACCTTGATGCGTGGACGGTGGCCAGGCAGGAGCATGCTCGGGTCTATCGTGAGTCGGGTCTGTCGGAGAATAGGATCATGCTCCCCAAGGAGTGCATGGACAGGCATATTTACAATCAGTTCGTCATCCGCTGTCAGGATCGCGATGGACTCAAACGGCATCTGGCCGACAAGGATATCGGCACGGAAGTCTATTACCCTCTTCCGTTGCATCTGCAAGAATGCTTCGCCTACCTAGGATATTCTCAGGGGGCTTTCCCTCAGGCGGAACTGGCGGCCCAAGAGTCTTTGGCTTTACCCATCGATCCGTTACTTTCTGCGGCCATGCTTGAATATGTGGTTTTCACCATCAACCAAAAACCAACAATTAAAAATCAACAACCAGAATGA
- a CDS encoding UDP-N-acetyl glucosamine 2-epimerase yields MKLFTVIGARPQFIKDSAVSWAIRAENARGVGLHEVIKHTRQHFDVNISKLFFEKLYIPEPDYILGVASMGHGSMTGQRLV; encoded by the coding sequence ATGAAACTCTTCACAGTCATCGGCGCCCGTCCGCAGTTCATCAAGGACTCGGCCGTGTCCTGGGCGATCCGGGCAGAGAACGCCCGAGGCGTGGGGCTGCACGAAGTCATTAAACATACCCGCCAGCATTTCGATGTCAATATTTCGAAGTTATTTTTCGAGAAACTGTACATTCCCGAGCCTGATTACATTCTCGGTGTCGCTAGCATGGGTCACGGGAGCATGACTGGGCAAAGGCTTGTGTGA
- a CDS encoding lipopolysaccharide biosynthesis protein: protein MTDYFRMKLNLLFKSASIYIVTGVANSAIPFILLPILTRVLSPSEYGKIVMFSSAFVVISSIVCLSVHGSVSVKYFDINIDHPRYLATSLMVVFPSAMFCIFFIIVFSNPLSRYVGISHWWLIFAALASVAQFIVQLRLLMWQVSHNAFKYGVFVVSQTVMNLAISLFFVLGLSYGWEGRGVGIVLSMFLFGIVAFLSMQVAGMLRWKFSFMYAKSMLKFGIPLIPHSVGGLLMSMTDRFAISALIGIEEAGVYAAAMQIGLIVFVVSDACNKSFAPWLFSILSKNDESEKIKIVKYTYFLFFAIPVLAYFFGKIAPWLLQFVVGSQYQSGSGAVLFIALGGGFGAMYYLVANYVFYAEKTGALACVTLFSGVVNVVLAMLLVKANGSVGAAQAYMASQIICFFLTWIIAGNVYSMPWKFFIWK from the coding sequence GTGACAGATTATTTTCGTATGAAATTAAATTTATTATTTAAATCTGCATCAATATATATAGTGACAGGAGTTGCGAATAGCGCAATTCCTTTTATTCTGCTGCCGATTTTGACAAGAGTTTTGTCTCCATCAGAGTATGGGAAGATTGTAATGTTCTCTAGTGCTTTTGTTGTTATTTCTTCTATTGTATGTCTAAGTGTTCATGGTTCTGTATCTGTGAAGTATTTTGATATAAATATCGATCACCCTCGATATCTAGCGACAAGTTTGATGGTTGTTTTTCCAAGTGCTATGTTTTGTATTTTTTTTATAATTGTTTTTAGCAATCCCTTGTCGCGTTATGTTGGTATTTCACATTGGTGGCTGATTTTTGCTGCATTAGCTTCAGTAGCTCAGTTTATTGTTCAGCTTCGTTTATTAATGTGGCAAGTTTCTCATAATGCTTTCAAATATGGTGTTTTTGTTGTTTCGCAGACGGTCATGAATCTGGCTATTTCTTTATTTTTTGTTCTAGGATTGAGCTACGGGTGGGAAGGTAGGGGAGTTGGAATAGTTTTATCTATGTTTTTATTTGGTATAGTTGCCTTTTTAAGTATGCAAGTGGCAGGAATGCTGCGATGGAAATTTAGTTTCATGTATGCAAAATCGATGCTTAAATTTGGAATCCCGCTTATTCCACATTCAGTAGGTGGCTTGTTGATGTCAATGACTGATAGATTTGCAATTTCTGCATTGATTGGTATTGAAGAGGCTGGTGTGTATGCGGCTGCGATGCAAATAGGGCTGATTGTTTTTGTTGTTTCAGATGCATGTAATAAGTCATTTGCGCCGTGGTTGTTTAGTATTTTAAGTAAAAATGACGAAAGCGAAAAAATTAAAATTGTAAAATATACATATTTTTTATTTTTTGCGATACCTGTGCTGGCATATTTTTTTGGGAAGATCGCACCATGGTTGTTGCAATTCGTGGTTGGCTCACAGTATCAGAGTGGCTCAGGCGCAGTGCTTTTTATAGCCCTTGGAGGAGGATTTGGGGCTATGTATTATCTCGTTGCAAATTACGTGTTTTATGCAGAAAAGACCGGAGCGCTGGCTTGTGTTACCTTGTTTTCTGGGGTGGTTAACGTGGTTCTTGCCATGCTTCTGGTCAAGGCAAACGGTTCTGTCGGTGCTGCCCAGGCCTATATGGCGTCTCAAATAATATGCTTTTTTTTGACATGGATTATTGCAGGTAATGTTTACTCTATGCCATGGAAGTTTTTTATTTGGAAATAG
- the asnB gene encoding asparagine synthase (glutamine-hydrolyzing), whose amino-acid sequence MCGIAGFCSSGKHEVRYIKAMTEVIRHRGPDDEGAVVFEEMGSSPLVCKGDDTPTSAELSVIPYSPKFLIDSVIQRGVKVALGHRRLSILDLSSLGHQPMCTQDGRYWIVFNGEVYNYIELRAELEKLGHTFISRTDTEVILASYAQWGEECLSRFNGMWAFCIYDSQARTLFLARDRFGVKPFYYWTSPTGLFAFASEIKQFTVLPGWRAMLNSQGAYDFLVFGITDHTEETMFAGVYQLRPGYCVTLSVDNVNGLSPGKSLPARAWYDLRPRPFAGRFDCAVREFRDLFEQSIALRLRADAPIGSCLSGGLDSSSIVCVLNDLLRKQGVQALQKTFSACSDVDRFDERKWIDLVVGKTRVDAHYVYPAPDSLFEESPAITWHQDEPFGSTSIYAQWNVFRLAAQNGVKVILDGQGADEQLCGYHGFFGPRLVTLFRNSQFNILLQDLVGMHRLHGYSIADSLKFMLPYVLSDSCTQLLRRIGGYTHCRPEWLNYGHLQAEAVDPFQKLGAREGNIAEHSRAQLLSSNLQMLLHWEDRDSMAHSIESRVPFLDYRLVEFVLGLPDEFKVAGGMTKLVLRESMREVLPEEIRTRVDKLGFVTPEEVWVREIMPDMFQSKIEQTLAVAGKCFNHESVRSEFAKIRCGKKNFSFWPWRVVNFGEWVQRFGVIS is encoded by the coding sequence ATGTGTGGAATTGCCGGTTTTTGTTCGAGTGGTAAACACGAAGTTCGCTACATCAAAGCCATGACTGAGGTCATTCGTCATCGCGGCCCTGATGATGAGGGCGCAGTCGTTTTCGAGGAGATGGGATCCTCTCCATTAGTTTGTAAAGGTGATGACACTCCGACCTCTGCCGAACTAAGCGTGATTCCCTATTCGCCGAAGTTTTTAATAGATAGCGTTATTCAGCGTGGTGTGAAGGTTGCTTTGGGCCACCGCCGCCTGTCTATTCTCGACCTTTCCTCGCTTGGCCATCAACCCATGTGCACGCAAGATGGTCGATATTGGATCGTTTTCAACGGCGAAGTCTACAATTACATTGAGTTAAGAGCTGAACTCGAAAAGCTGGGCCATACCTTCATTTCCCGCACGGACACCGAGGTCATTCTTGCATCGTATGCGCAGTGGGGAGAAGAGTGTCTTTCTCGGTTCAACGGCATGTGGGCATTTTGCATCTACGACAGTCAAGCCAGAACACTGTTCTTGGCACGTGATCGTTTCGGAGTGAAGCCTTTTTACTATTGGACATCGCCGACGGGGCTTTTCGCTTTTGCCTCGGAAATCAAGCAATTCACGGTCCTGCCTGGTTGGCGTGCAATGTTGAACAGCCAGGGGGCCTACGATTTCCTTGTTTTCGGAATCACAGATCATACCGAGGAAACCATGTTCGCCGGCGTATATCAGCTTCGCCCCGGGTATTGCGTGACCCTTTCGGTTGATAACGTGAATGGCTTGTCGCCAGGGAAATCCTTGCCTGCGCGCGCTTGGTACGACCTTCGCCCGAGGCCGTTTGCAGGGCGCTTCGACTGTGCGGTGAGGGAATTTCGCGACCTGTTCGAGCAGTCCATTGCCCTGCGCTTGCGAGCTGATGCTCCAATAGGATCATGTCTTTCCGGAGGATTGGATTCATCCTCCATCGTTTGCGTCCTGAATGACTTGCTGCGCAAACAGGGCGTGCAGGCCCTGCAGAAAACATTTTCGGCTTGTTCGGACGTGGACCGTTTTGATGAGCGCAAATGGATTGATCTTGTTGTTGGTAAAACCAGAGTGGATGCGCACTATGTCTATCCGGCCCCAGACAGCCTGTTTGAAGAATCTCCAGCCATCACTTGGCATCAAGACGAGCCCTTCGGGTCCACAAGTATCTACGCACAGTGGAATGTCTTCAGGCTGGCCGCACAGAACGGTGTCAAGGTCATACTGGACGGGCAGGGGGCGGATGAGCAGTTGTGCGGTTATCACGGTTTTTTTGGGCCTCGACTGGTGACGCTGTTCAGGAATTCGCAATTTAATATTCTGCTTCAGGACCTTGTGGGGATGCACCGTTTGCACGGATATTCTATTGCTGATTCTCTTAAATTCATGCTTCCGTATGTACTTTCAGATAGTTGCACCCAACTGTTGCGCAGAATTGGCGGATATACACATTGCCGCCCGGAATGGCTAAATTACGGACACCTGCAGGCAGAAGCGGTTGACCCGTTTCAGAAACTCGGCGCACGGGAGGGGAACATTGCGGAACACTCACGGGCTCAGTTGCTTAGCTCCAACCTGCAAATGCTGTTACACTGGGAAGACAGGGATTCAATGGCCCATTCAATCGAGTCCAGAGTGCCGTTTTTGGATTATCGGTTGGTTGAGTTTGTCTTGGGATTGCCTGATGAATTCAAGGTTGCAGGCGGAATGACCAAGCTGGTGTTGCGTGAGTCAATGCGCGAGGTGCTTCCGGAAGAAATTCGCACAAGGGTAGACAAACTGGGGTTTGTCACTCCAGAAGAGGTCTGGGTGCGTGAGATTATGCCTGATATGTTTCAGAGTAAGATCGAGCAAACTTTGGCTGTGGCTGGAAAGTGCTTTAATCACGAATCTGTCAGGTCGGAGTTTGCCAAGATCAGGTGTGGCAAAAAAAACTTCAGTTTCTGGCCGTGGAGAGTAGTCAATTTTGGGGAATGGGTACAGCGTTTTGGGGTAATCAGCTGA